A single window of Gammaproteobacteria bacterium DNA harbors:
- a CDS encoding glycosyltransferase family 4 protein, whose amino-acid sequence MNNFGTTDSRPEWEALKSIAFIGSHLPRQCGIATFTTHLLESIALNAPNKDCWAIAMNDRPEGYPYPPPVRFEINQNQLNDYGMVADLLNLSQVDAVCLQHEYGIFGGKRGSFIIDLLRDLNIPVVTTLHTILKDPNLQDRHIIMQLAEFSDRLVVMSERSVEFLRDIYQIPEEKIVLIHHGIPDVPFVEADAYKDKFGVSDKKIILTFGLLSPDKGIEMVIDALPEIVKAHPQVIYMVVGATHPHLKMEQGEDYRNSLYLRAKELGVSDYIVFHDRFVADEDLLEFVCAADIYVTPYTNEAQIISGTLAYTLGMGKAVISTPYWHAQELLADDRGRLVPFRDPSALTREVIDLLDHPDECRAIQERAYNYGRKMVWSNVGSRYLDTFAEAKRLRLRNNVPEHRLETLGHRQQRLPEIKLEHLRRMTDDTGMLQHAKHTVPDRAHGYCVDDNTRALIVVVTLRDLQPLDSPLSNLAAIYLSFLRYAFNAQTGRFRNFMSYDRRWLEETGSEDSHGRAVWGLGVTVGLGRDAGEVVFAVDLFHRALDAVEHFTSPRAVAFTIIGIHAYLSRYSGDSHVRKMRKILSDRLMQQFRDFATKNWPWCEDIVTYDNARLPQALLLSGQWLPDREMLEMGLCTLDWLKQVQTDEKGRHFAPIGNHGWLTRHGEKARFDQQPIEAAAMVDACIEAFNCTRDEQWIAYANQCLNWYQGENDLQVPLCDYATGGCRDGLEAQGANENQGAESTLCWLMALLAVYNHRGWDQVTPGQDPDPA is encoded by the coding sequence ATGAATAACTTCGGCACAACAGACTCAAGACCTGAATGGGAGGCCCTCAAGTCCATCGCCTTTATCGGCAGCCACCTCCCCAGGCAATGTGGAATAGCCACATTCACCACCCACCTGCTCGAATCAATCGCGTTGAATGCACCGAATAAAGACTGTTGGGCGATCGCGATGAACGACCGGCCCGAAGGTTATCCTTATCCGCCTCCGGTGCGGTTCGAAATCAACCAGAACCAACTGAACGATTATGGCATGGTGGCCGACCTGCTCAACCTTAGCCAGGTGGATGCGGTCTGTCTCCAGCATGAATACGGTATTTTCGGTGGCAAGCGGGGCAGCTTTATCATCGATCTGTTGCGTGATCTCAATATACCGGTCGTGACGACTCTGCACACAATCCTGAAGGATCCGAACCTTCAGGATCGACACATCATTATGCAACTTGCCGAGTTCTCGGACCGGCTGGTGGTGATGAGCGAACGCTCAGTTGAATTCCTGCGCGATATCTACCAGATTCCGGAGGAGAAAATCGTCCTCATACACCACGGCATTCCTGACGTGCCGTTTGTCGAAGCTGATGCCTACAAGGACAAGTTCGGCGTATCCGACAAGAAGATCATCCTGACCTTCGGTCTGCTTTCGCCGGACAAGGGTATTGAGATGGTCATTGATGCCCTGCCGGAGATCGTAAAGGCCCACCCGCAGGTCATTTATATGGTGGTAGGCGCCACCCATCCGCACCTTAAGATGGAACAGGGAGAAGATTACAGAAACAGCCTTTACCTGCGCGCGAAAGAACTCGGTGTTTCGGACTACATCGTTTTTCATGACCGTTTCGTTGCCGACGAAGACCTGTTGGAATTTGTCTGTGCGGCAGATATTTATGTCACTCCGTACACGAACGAGGCGCAGATTATTTCCGGTACGCTCGCGTATACGCTTGGGATGGGTAAAGCGGTGATATCCACGCCCTACTGGCACGCCCAGGAATTGCTCGCCGATGATCGGGGCAGACTGGTTCCATTCCGGGATCCATCCGCTCTGACACGGGAAGTCATCGACCTCCTGGATCATCCTGATGAGTGTCGCGCCATCCAGGAGAGGGCCTACAACTACGGTCGCAAAATGGTCTGGAGTAATGTAGGCAGCCGCTATCTGGACACCTTCGCAGAAGCCAAACGACTGCGATTGCGGAACAACGTACCCGAGCACCGACTGGAGACCCTCGGACACCGCCAGCAACGGCTACCGGAGATCAAGCTGGAACATTTACGCCGAATGACCGATGACACAGGTATGTTGCAACACGCCAAGCACACGGTGCCGGATCGGGCACACGGCTATTGCGTGGACGATAATACCCGCGCGTTGATCGTCGTCGTCACGCTACGGGACCTCCAGCCTCTGGATTCACCACTGAGCAACCTTGCGGCCATCTATCTGAGTTTTCTGCGCTATGCCTTCAATGCTCAGACCGGCCGCTTCCGCAACTTCATGTCCTATGATCGTCGCTGGCTCGAGGAAACAGGCTCGGAGGACTCTCACGGTCGAGCAGTGTGGGGACTGGGTGTTACTGTGGGTTTGGGTCGGGATGCGGGAGAGGTGGTTTTTGCGGTCGACCTGTTCCATCGTGCGCTGGATGCCGTGGAACATTTTACCTCCCCGCGGGCGGTCGCCTTCACCATCATTGGCATTCATGCCTACCTGTCCCGTTACAGCGGGGACAGCCACGTGAGAAAAATGCGTAAGATCCTCTCGGATCGGCTCATGCAGCAGTTCAGGGATTTCGCCACCAAAAACTGGCCCTGGTGTGAAGATATCGTGACCTACGACAACGCCCGGCTGCCACAGGCTTTGCTACTGTCCGGGCAGTGGCTTCCCGACCGCGAGATGCTGGAGATGGGTCTGTGCACCCTTGATTGGTTGAAGCAGGTTCAGACCGATGAGAAGGGCCGCCACTTCGCCCCCATCGGCAACCACGGCTGGTTAACCCGGCACGGCGAAAAGGCACGATTCGATCAACAACCCATTGAAGCCGCCGCGATGGTGGATGCCTGCATTGAGGCCTTCAACTGCACACGGGATGAGCAATGGATCGCTTATGCTAACCAGTGCCTCAACTGGTACCAGGGAGAGAACGACCTGCAGGTTCCGCTCTGCGATTACGCTACCGGGGGCTGCCGGGACGGACTGGAAGCACAGGGTGCGAATGAAAATCAGGGCGCGGAATCCACTCTTTGCTGGCTCATGGCGCTGCTCGCCGTCTACAACCACCGTGGCTGGGATCAGGTTACACCGGGACAAGATCCTGACCCGGCTTGA
- a CDS encoding glycoside hydrolase family 130 protein: MKTKTGRTPTALLARRKPIVMEAKIDRVITRPYLPSSEERIRKVINRVLSLDEEQAGTMLETLLQEFSHRHRYFRESLERNFERVVDFVPDDVQISKQRRHLIGAYFTAEYSVEAAALFNPSIVQVPNQEPDPEGSCRFVMSFRSTGEGHISSIEFRSGFIDSNNDIYFDALSNYVEAPEIYSNPSYDQHLFRLKLQEMGTSNVVTHQLLNRLEDSFTFNDLLGKIAELQNNGEFLPQEKTDAIDMAMWLAQSNYQICFRKDHPISERVIFPVSESERKGIEDARFVRFVDDDGTVTYYATYTAYNGETILPQLIQTSDFISFKVITLNGAQVQGKGMALFPRKIQGKYVMLSRQDGENNAIMFSDNLHFWQQAQILQEPEFPYEFLQMGNSGSPIETPQGWLVVIHGVGPLRTYSLGIELLDLEDPTRIIGRIDEPILVPNAHEREGYVPNVVYSCGALIHQDELIIPYASGDQRCSIATLQVPQLIARLTRNSSDSVPMTAG, from the coding sequence ATGAAGACCAAAACCGGACGTACCCCCACAGCGTTACTTGCACGGCGCAAGCCGATTGTGATGGAAGCGAAGATCGACCGCGTCATTACCCGGCCGTATCTGCCGTCCAGTGAAGAACGTATCCGCAAGGTCATCAATCGGGTGCTGAGTCTGGATGAGGAGCAGGCAGGTACGATGCTGGAAACCCTCCTGCAGGAGTTCTCCCACCGTCACCGCTACTTCAGGGAAAGCCTGGAGAGAAATTTTGAACGGGTGGTTGACTTTGTGCCGGATGATGTTCAGATATCGAAGCAACGGCGGCATCTGATCGGCGCGTATTTTACCGCGGAATACTCGGTGGAGGCGGCGGCATTGTTCAATCCTTCTATCGTTCAGGTTCCGAACCAGGAGCCGGATCCCGAAGGCTCCTGCCGATTTGTTATGAGCTTCCGTTCCACCGGTGAAGGCCACATCTCCTCCATCGAGTTTCGCAGTGGGTTTATCGATAGCAACAACGATATCTACTTCGATGCCTTGAGCAACTACGTAGAAGCCCCGGAAATCTATTCCAATCCCAGCTACGACCAGCACCTTTTCCGGCTGAAACTCCAGGAGATGGGGACAAGTAATGTGGTAACGCACCAGCTCCTCAACAGGCTGGAGGACAGCTTCACCTTCAACGATCTGCTGGGCAAGATCGCCGAACTCCAGAACAATGGCGAGTTCTTGCCACAGGAGAAGACGGATGCCATTGACATGGCTATGTGGCTGGCACAATCAAACTACCAGATTTGCTTTCGCAAGGATCATCCGATTTCCGAGCGGGTGATCTTTCCGGTATCGGAATCCGAACGCAAGGGGATCGAGGATGCCCGTTTCGTGCGGTTCGTCGATGATGACGGCACGGTGACCTACTATGCCACTTATACCGCGTATAATGGAGAAACAATCCTGCCACAACTCATTCAGACCTCCGACTTCATCTCGTTCAAGGTCATTACGCTGAACGGAGCCCAGGTGCAGGGTAAGGGGATGGCTCTGTTCCCGAGAAAGATCCAGGGTAAATACGTGATGCTGTCACGCCAGGATGGCGAGAACAATGCCATCATGTTCTCGGACAATCTGCATTTCTGGCAGCAGGCCCAAATTCTGCAGGAACCAGAGTTCCCTTACGAATTCCTGCAGATGGGCAACAGCGGCTCACCCATCGAGACGCCACAGGGTTGGCTGGTAGTGATCCACGGGGTTGGCCCGCTGCGGACCTACAGCCTCGGCATCGAGTTGCTGGACCTCGAGGATCCGACCCGCATCATAGGCCGGATTGACGAGCCGATCCTGGTACCGAATGCACATGAGCGGGAGGGGTACGTCCCAAACGTGGTTTATAGTTGCGGCGCGCTCATCCACCAGGATGAATTGATCATCCCGTACGCCTCGGGCGACCAGCGCTGCAGCATAGCAACGCTGCAGGTACCACAGTTGATAGCCAGGCTGACAAGGAATTCCAGTGATTCTGTCCCGATGACAGCGGGATAA